A single genomic interval of Syntrophobotulus glycolicus DSM 8271 harbors:
- a CDS encoding PadR family transcriptional regulator — translation MRIDKSLLTGSTALLILKLLDQSDMYGYQMIEELSKQSKNVFTLKAGTLYPLLHSLEQKDLLISYEKTMENFRVRKYYKITKKGRKYLGEKTEEWKTYSSAVNRVLGGVSFAGI, via the coding sequence ATGCGAATAGACAAAAGCTTATTGACAGGCAGTACAGCCCTGCTTATTCTAAAGCTGCTTGACCAATCGGATATGTACGGTTATCAAATGATTGAAGAACTGAGCAAACAATCAAAAAACGTTTTTACGTTAAAGGCAGGGACATTATATCCTCTGCTGCATTCTCTGGAACAAAAGGATCTGTTGATTTCTTACGAAAAAACAATGGAGAATTTTAGAGTGCGAAAGTACTATAAAATAACAAAGAAAGGCCGGAAATATTTGGGTGAGAAAACTGAAGAATGGAAGACATATTCTTCGGCTGTCAATCGCGTTCTAGGAGGTGTAAGTTTTGCCGGAATCTGA
- a CDS encoding adenylosuccinate synthase, producing the protein MAAVVLIGAQWGDEGKGKITDFVAEQADMVVRYQGGNNAGHTVAFNQKTYKLHLIPSGIFNSDKLSVIGNGLVIDPEVLVEELDYLHERGITTDNLRISTNAHVIMPYHCLLDVLEEEFKGNQKIGTTKRGIGPAYKDKASRTGIRISDLMDKEEFADRLHYNIQEKNMLITKIYGREELKFEEIYEKYLEYAERIRPYVTDTSLIINEYIEQGRKVLFEGAQGTLLDIDHGTYPYVTSSNPIAGAACVGTGVGPTKIAKVLGIVKAYTTRVGEGPFPTELNCSLGELIRTNGGEFGTTTGRPRRCGWFDAVIVKYAVRISGISDIALTKLDVLTGLDTIKICTGYKYQGQIIQDFPQGLKKLAQCEAVYEEMPGWKEDLTGISQFEELPAAARNYVRRIEKLTGVKVSLLAVGPDRVQTMVLNEIF; encoded by the coding sequence ATGGCTGCTGTTGTACTGATTGGGGCGCAATGGGGGGACGAAGGCAAAGGCAAGATTACCGACTTTGTTGCTGAACAGGCGGATATGGTCGTTCGTTATCAGGGAGGTAATAATGCCGGTCACACTGTAGCTTTTAATCAAAAGACCTATAAGCTGCATTTAATTCCTTCAGGGATTTTTAATTCAGATAAGCTTAGTGTTATTGGCAACGGGCTGGTGATTGATCCTGAAGTTTTAGTCGAAGAATTAGATTACCTTCATGAAAGAGGGATTACAACAGATAATTTGCGCATTAGCACAAATGCTCATGTGATTATGCCCTATCATTGCCTGCTTGATGTGCTGGAAGAGGAGTTTAAGGGCAATCAAAAAATTGGTACGACCAAAAGGGGTATTGGACCCGCCTATAAAGATAAAGCTTCCCGCACCGGAATTAGAATTTCCGATTTGATGGATAAAGAAGAGTTTGCGGACAGGCTGCATTACAATATCCAAGAAAAAAATATGCTTATTACAAAAATTTATGGCCGTGAGGAACTTAAATTTGAAGAGATCTATGAAAAATATTTAGAATATGCGGAAAGAATCAGACCTTATGTTACAGATACATCATTGATCATTAACGAATACATTGAACAAGGACGCAAGGTTTTATTCGAAGGAGCGCAGGGAACACTACTGGATATTGATCATGGGACGTATCCTTATGTTACCTCATCTAATCCTATAGCTGGAGCAGCCTGTGTCGGGACCGGGGTAGGGCCGACGAAAATTGCTAAAGTTTTGGGTATCGTTAAGGCTTATACAACCAGAGTTGGGGAGGGTCCGTTCCCTACGGAGCTAAACTGTTCACTGGGGGAATTGATCAGAACAAATGGCGGAGAATTCGGTACGACGACGGGGCGGCCGCGCCGCTGCGGCTGGTTTGACGCCGTGATTGTCAAATATGCTGTCCGGATAAGCGGAATATCCGATATTGCTCTGACTAAGCTGGATGTATTGACTGGGCTGGATACGATAAAGATTTGTACAGGCTACAAATACCAGGGGCAAATCATTCAGGATTTCCCTCAGGGATTGAAAAAGCTGGCGCAGTGTGAGGCAGTATATGAGGAAATGCCGGGCTGGAAGGAAGACTTGACCGGGATTAGTCAATTTGAAGAGTTGCCGGCAGCTGCCCGGAATTACGTCAGGCGGATTGAAAAGCTGACTGGGGTTAAAGTATCCCTTTTAGCCGTGGGGCCTGATCGTGTGCAGACTATGGTCTTGAATGAGATTTTTTAA
- the dnaB gene encoding replicative DNA helicase: MEPTKVPPHNLEAEQAVLGSLMLDPEQASVAFEILRFEDFYRDSHKIIFTAIQEILDKGEPVDLVTVAEYLRQYGRLESIGGIGTISQVASSVPSAANIEYYARIVAEKALLRQLIKMAGYLEQKGYEPGEEAFDLLEEAEKMILEISHRQTKDGFISIHHILLKTFEKIEHLYTNKGNLTGVPTHFKELDRLTSGWQASDLVVIAGRPSMGKTALVLNMAQNAAVKSKVAVALFSLEMSKEQLVQRMLCSEAMVDQQRVRTGELLDSDWPKLTQAVGPLSNAPIFIDDTVGITLAQLRSKARRLKMEQGLGLIIIDYLQLMTLGRRAESRQQEVAQISRGLKGLARELSVPVVALSQLNRGVEQRQDKRPVMSDLLESGAIEADADVISFIYRDEYYNPESEKKGIAEVIIAKHRNGPVGTVELGFLKEFTKFVNLDRTH; the protein is encoded by the coding sequence ATGGAACCAACAAAAGTTCCGCCACATAATTTAGAAGCTGAACAGGCAGTTTTGGGCTCCCTGATGCTTGATCCGGAACAGGCCAGTGTGGCTTTTGAAATTTTGCGGTTTGAGGATTTTTACAGGGACAGCCACAAGATTATTTTCACCGCCATTCAAGAGATACTGGACAAAGGCGAGCCTGTGGACTTGGTTACGGTCGCCGAATATCTTAGACAATATGGCCGTCTGGAGTCCATAGGAGGAATCGGAACGATTTCCCAGGTCGCTTCCTCTGTTCCTTCCGCTGCCAATATCGAATATTATGCCAGGATCGTTGCGGAAAAAGCGTTACTTCGCCAGCTGATCAAAATGGCTGGTTATCTGGAGCAGAAAGGGTATGAACCGGGCGAGGAGGCTTTTGACCTTCTGGAAGAAGCCGAAAAGATGATTTTGGAGATCTCGCACAGGCAGACCAAGGACGGATTTATTTCCATCCATCATATTTTGCTGAAGACCTTTGAAAAGATAGAACACCTTTATACCAATAAAGGCAACCTGACCGGAGTCCCCACTCATTTTAAGGAATTGGACAGACTAACCTCAGGCTGGCAGGCTTCCGATCTGGTTGTTATTGCGGGCAGGCCTTCCATGGGAAAAACCGCACTTGTGTTAAATATGGCCCAGAATGCTGCGGTTAAGTCTAAAGTAGCGGTGGCATTGTTTAGTCTGGAAATGTCTAAAGAGCAGCTGGTTCAGCGGATGCTCTGTTCAGAAGCCATGGTTGACCAGCAGAGAGTACGAACCGGGGAATTGCTGGACAGTGACTGGCCTAAACTCACCCAGGCAGTCGGACCCCTTTCCAATGCGCCTATTTTTATTGACGATACGGTAGGAATCACTTTAGCGCAGCTGCGCTCCAAAGCCCGCCGCCTCAAAATGGAGCAGGGGTTAGGCTTGATTATTATTGATTATTTGCAATTAATGACCTTAGGGCGCCGGGCGGAAAGCCGTCAGCAGGAAGTGGCCCAGATCTCCCGTGGACTGAAAGGACTGGCCCGTGAGCTGTCCGTGCCTGTTGTGGCATTGTCTCAGTTAAATCGCGGTGTGGAACAACGTCAGGATAAAAGGCCGGTTATGTCCGATCTTTTGGAATCAGGGGCAATTGAAGCTGATGCGGATGTAATTTCTTTTATTTACCGGGATGAATATTATAATCCTGAGTCAGAGAAAAAAGGGATAGCGGAAGTGATTATTGCCAAACACCGTAATGGTCCTGTTGGCACAGTTGAGCTGGGGTTTCTGAAAGAGTTTACGAAGTTTGTTAATCTGGACAGGACACACTAA